The following proteins are co-located in the Synechococcus sp. PROS-U-1 genome:
- a CDS encoding DUF760 domain-containing protein, with translation MFNPEFLTTDNSDGQAGNSLIQYLQEQSPDTLQRVAKSASNDIQDIIRHNVQGLLGMLPGEHFEVKVTANRDNLANMLASAMMTGYFLRQMEQRKELEETLFADEQMAIEPEDELKL, from the coding sequence ATGTTTAACCCCGAGTTTCTGACGACTGATAACAGTGATGGTCAAGCGGGGAACAGCCTGATCCAGTACTTGCAGGAACAGTCCCCAGACACCCTGCAGCGGGTCGCGAAATCAGCCAGCAACGATATTCAGGACATCATTCGCCACAACGTTCAGGGGCTGCTTGGAATGCTCCCCGGTGAGCACTTCGAGGTGAAGGTCACAGCCAACCGCGACAACCTCGCCAACATGTTGGCTTCCGCGATGATGACCGGATATTTCTTGCGTCAGATGGAACAGCGCAAGGAACTGGAAGAAACACTCTTCGCTGACGAACAGATGGCGATCGAGCCGGAAGACGAACTCAAGCTTTGA
- the lepB gene encoding signal peptidase I — protein MTQPTTPAPGEDSKGFWRNLILWALLALLLRWLVVEPRWIPSGSMLPTLQLQDRILVEKVRPRLARSRHSHLNRGDVVVFAPPEQLVAAGYDASAALIKRVVGLPGDQLEVRGGILIRNGSPLEEPWRKEAINYDMAPITVPEEQLWVMGDNRNASLDSHLWGSLPETNVLGTAIWRYWPLQRFGPLRIPDTSDGG, from the coding sequence ATGACCCAACCCACGACACCCGCTCCAGGAGAGGACAGCAAGGGCTTCTGGCGCAATCTGATTCTCTGGGCTTTGCTGGCCCTGCTGCTGCGCTGGTTGGTGGTGGAACCGCGATGGATTCCCTCCGGTTCAATGCTGCCCACACTGCAACTGCAGGACCGCATCCTGGTGGAGAAAGTCAGGCCACGCCTGGCCCGCAGCCGGCATAGCCATCTGAACCGGGGTGATGTGGTGGTGTTTGCTCCGCCCGAGCAGCTGGTGGCCGCCGGCTACGACGCTTCGGCCGCGCTGATCAAACGGGTGGTGGGCCTTCCAGGCGATCAACTGGAAGTGCGGGGTGGAATCCTGATTCGCAATGGATCGCCGTTGGAGGAGCCATGGCGGAAGGAAGCGATCAATTACGACATGGCCCCGATCACCGTTCCGGAGGAGCAGCTCTGGGTCATGGGGGACAACCGCAATGCCAGCCTCGATTCGCATCTCTGGGGATCACTCCCCGAAACCAATGTGCTGGGCACAGCGATCTGGCGGTATTGGCCGCTTCAGAGGTTCGGTCCGTTACGGATCCCCGACACCAGCGATGGCGGTTGA
- a CDS encoding DUF4336 domain-containing protein, with protein sequence MGSEVAGAGVNPADQRWGFWPLLPLYPYGRRRTVFSELIPGQLWSLEQLQGVYYVAVPVRLTVARVPGGLMLVNPLPPTGEVRQAIAGLEQQHGPVRTIVLPTASGLEHKLPLGPLARAFPDAEVWVCPGQWSFPVQLPLAWLGVPAGRTKVLFDDGVPHGDVCEWFSLGPLDLGVGRFQEVSCCHRPSGALLVTDALVGISAEPPALFDLDPTPLLFHARERGDEPLTDSTEARRRGWARLVLFASYLRPEPLEVPALPELLRDAFKPGLRSLRAHFGLYPFRWLPGWQAAADGLMGSEAPRLQVAPVLERLVLPRAQDALLRWLQELTGLADLRWLVPAHYSAPVTFTPETVEQLLTSLEQRDWAPSSENWEFLGSIDQRLLDLGVVPDQPVIKA encoded by the coding sequence ATGGGGAGCGAGGTGGCTGGAGCTGGTGTGAATCCTGCTGATCAGCGCTGGGGTTTCTGGCCGCTGCTGCCGTTGTATCCCTATGGCCGCCGCCGCACGGTGTTCAGTGAGCTGATACCTGGCCAGCTCTGGAGCCTTGAGCAGCTGCAGGGGGTGTATTACGTGGCCGTGCCGGTGCGGCTCACCGTGGCCAGGGTGCCCGGTGGCCTGATGTTGGTGAACCCATTGCCGCCCACCGGTGAGGTCCGCCAAGCCATTGCTGGCCTTGAACAGCAGCACGGCCCGGTGCGCACGATCGTGCTGCCCACCGCCTCCGGTTTGGAGCACAAGCTTCCTCTCGGCCCCCTGGCCCGCGCCTTCCCTGATGCAGAAGTGTGGGTGTGTCCGGGCCAGTGGAGCTTCCCGGTGCAGTTGCCCCTGGCTTGGCTGGGCGTTCCGGCAGGCCGCACCAAGGTGTTGTTCGACGATGGCGTCCCCCATGGCGATGTTTGTGAGTGGTTTTCCCTCGGACCGCTCGATCTTGGCGTGGGTCGTTTCCAGGAAGTCTCCTGTTGCCATCGCCCGTCAGGGGCTCTGTTGGTGACAGACGCCCTGGTGGGCATCAGTGCTGAACCCCCGGCCTTGTTCGATCTCGACCCAACGCCGTTGTTGTTCCATGCCCGCGAACGCGGCGATGAACCCCTCACCGATTCGACAGAAGCCCGCCGCCGTGGCTGGGCCCGGCTTGTGCTCTTTGCCTCCTATCTGAGACCGGAACCGCTGGAGGTTCCTGCTCTACCTGAGCTGCTGCGGGACGCCTTTAAGCCCGGGCTCCGCTCTCTGCGGGCCCATTTCGGTCTGTATCCCTTCCGCTGGCTGCCGGGTTGGCAGGCTGCAGCCGATGGCTTGATGGGCAGCGAAGCCCCAAGGCTGCAGGTGGCCCCGGTGCTCGAGCGGTTGGTGTTGCCCAGGGCCCAGGACGCACTGTTGCGTTGGTTGCAAGAGCTGACTGGCCTGGCTGATTTGCGCTGGCTGGTGCCGGCCCACTACAGCGCGCCAGTCACATTCACGCCCGAAACCGTTGAACAACTGCTCACGTCATTGGAACAGCGGGATTGGGCTCCTAGTTCAGAGAACTGGGAATTTCTTGGTTCAATTGATCAGCGTTTGCTCGATCTCGGCGTTGTGCCTGATCAGCCCGTGATCAAAGCTTGA
- the phnC gene encoding phosphonate ABC transporter ATP-binding protein, translated as MEDLLHIKQLSVSFGDDNYAVQDVNCSIQDGEFVVLLGSSGAGKSTLLRSLNGLVQPCAGSIHSRHHGEVSSCSKRQLRAHRRDTAMVFQQHQLIDRLSVLDNVLMGRLGYHSFLRSLLPLPQSDRQKALSAIERVGLIDKALARVKDLSGGQQQRVGIARALVQEPRLILADEPIASLDPESSLQILSLLKDICQRDRIAVLVSLHQVEFARQFADRIVGMAAGRMICDQHSLTLEESDIHALYRHKLEAAVT; from the coding sequence ATGGAAGACCTGTTACATATCAAGCAGCTATCAGTGTCTTTTGGAGACGACAATTATGCGGTTCAAGATGTCAACTGTTCAATCCAGGATGGAGAATTTGTAGTTCTCCTGGGTTCATCCGGAGCCGGCAAATCTACACTCCTTCGCTCTTTGAATGGATTGGTTCAACCCTGCGCAGGCAGCATTCATTCGCGGCACCACGGAGAAGTCAGCTCATGCTCCAAACGGCAGCTCCGCGCCCACCGGCGGGATACGGCGATGGTGTTCCAGCAGCATCAGCTGATTGACCGCTTATCAGTACTGGACAACGTGCTGATGGGGCGATTGGGGTACCACTCCTTCCTGCGTTCACTGCTTCCACTTCCACAGAGCGATCGTCAAAAAGCCCTTTCAGCCATTGAACGCGTTGGCCTGATCGATAAGGCACTGGCCCGCGTCAAAGACCTCAGCGGCGGCCAGCAGCAGCGCGTTGGAATCGCTCGGGCCCTTGTGCAGGAACCACGCCTCATCCTCGCGGATGAGCCGATCGCCAGCTTGGATCCAGAGAGTTCGCTGCAGATTCTTTCGCTGTTGAAGGACATCTGCCAACGCGATCGGATTGCTGTTCTGGTGAGTCTTCACCAAGTGGAATTCGCGCGTCAGTTTGCCGATCGAATCGTTGGCATGGCAGCGGGTCGCATGATCTGTGACCAGCACTCTTTGACCCTGGAGGAAAGCGACATTCACGCCCTGTATCGCCACAAGCTCGAGGCAGCGGTCACCTAA
- the chrA gene encoding chromate efflux transporter, whose product MPRPLQVFVQFLVLGLTSFGGPVAHLGYFHERFVQRERWITAEAYADLVGLCQLLPGPSSSQVGMGLGLMRAGWLGGLAAWAGFTLPSAVLMVLVASLLSSHPSWIDGGWVHGLMVAAVAVVAKAVLGLQRKLAPDRQRASLMVAAAVLVLLVPRVWAQLLALLLGGLVGLCALTPPELEPLAPERLVVPLRRSVAVVLLGFAVLLLVALPWLSAETRPLLVQQLSGFLRTGALVFGGGHVVLPLLEQALVPNGWIDLQQFLAGYGAAQVVPGPMFSFAAFLGFDLQPGLQGIAGSVMALIALFFPSFLLVGGLLPFWSDLGRLAPMRRALLGINASVVGILLAALFQPVWQTGIRGGAEFSLALVAFVLLVSWRQPAWRVVLFCAGVGGLTLA is encoded by the coding sequence ATGCCCAGGCCGCTGCAGGTGTTTGTTCAGTTCCTCGTGTTGGGGCTGACGTCCTTCGGAGGCCCCGTGGCGCACCTCGGTTACTTCCACGAGCGCTTTGTGCAGCGGGAGCGTTGGATCACCGCTGAGGCCTACGCCGATCTCGTTGGGCTCTGTCAGCTGTTGCCCGGTCCTTCGAGTTCCCAGGTGGGCATGGGTCTGGGGCTGATGCGGGCCGGTTGGCTTGGCGGTCTGGCGGCCTGGGCGGGGTTCACCTTGCCCTCCGCCGTATTGATGGTGCTGGTGGCGTCGCTGCTCTCGTCCCATCCCAGTTGGATCGACGGAGGCTGGGTGCATGGCTTGATGGTGGCGGCTGTGGCTGTGGTGGCTAAGGCCGTTCTGGGCCTGCAGCGCAAACTGGCTCCCGATCGGCAGCGGGCCAGCTTGATGGTGGCGGCAGCCGTGCTGGTGCTGTTGGTGCCTCGTGTCTGGGCTCAGCTGTTGGCCTTACTGCTAGGTGGGTTGGTGGGGTTGTGTGCTCTGACGCCACCTGAGCTGGAGCCATTGGCACCGGAACGTCTCGTGGTTCCGCTGCGGCGCTCGGTGGCGGTGGTTTTGCTCGGTTTCGCTGTGCTGCTGTTGGTGGCTCTGCCCTGGTTGTCTGCTGAGACCAGACCGCTGCTGGTGCAGCAGCTCAGTGGATTTCTTCGCACCGGTGCCTTGGTGTTCGGCGGTGGTCATGTGGTGCTCCCCTTGCTCGAGCAAGCGCTGGTGCCCAACGGTTGGATCGACCTGCAGCAGTTTCTGGCGGGCTATGGCGCAGCTCAGGTGGTGCCAGGGCCGATGTTCAGTTTCGCGGCCTTTCTTGGCTTTGATCTGCAGCCTGGGCTTCAGGGCATCGCCGGTTCTGTGATGGCGCTCATTGCCTTGTTTTTTCCCTCGTTCTTGCTGGTTGGCGGGCTCTTGCCCTTCTGGAGTGACCTGGGCCGATTGGCTCCGATGCGTCGAGCCCTGCTGGGCATCAACGCGTCGGTGGTGGGCATCCTGCTGGCGGCGTTGTTTCAACCCGTCTGGCAGACAGGCATCCGCGGAGGCGCTGAGTTCAGCCTGGCGTTGGTGGCGTTTGTGTTGTTGGTGAGCTGGCGGCAACCGGCCTGGCGGGTGGTGCTGTTCTGCGCCGGAGTGGGTGGTTTGACCCTGGCTTGA
- the arsB gene encoding ACR3 family arsenite efflux transporter: MGLFERYLSFWIALAIVAGVGLGALFPDAAASIAALEAVGINLPIAVLIWGMIFPMMLAVDFSSIGAIRQQPRGLLVTAVVNWLIKPLTMTALAWLFIRGVFSAWIPAAVGQEYVAGMILLGVAPCTAMVFVWSRLSDGDPNYTLVQVALNNVIMVFAFAPIAALLLGVSDVLVPWETMLTAVGLFVLVPLVAGWLARLSLRSARRIERLETRLKPLAIGALIATVLLLFMVQAQAILANPLAIVLIAIPLILQTYLIFWITAFWMRSAGQPRSIAAPGAMIGASNFFELAVAVAISLFGLNSGAALATVVGVLVEVPVMLSLVAIANRNRRLFPA, encoded by the coding sequence ATGGGCCTGTTTGAGCGCTATCTCTCTTTTTGGATTGCCCTGGCGATCGTGGCTGGGGTTGGCCTCGGCGCTTTGTTCCCCGATGCGGCGGCAAGCATTGCAGCCCTGGAGGCTGTGGGGATCAATCTGCCGATCGCGGTGCTGATCTGGGGAATGATTTTTCCAATGATGTTGGCGGTCGATTTTTCCTCCATCGGAGCGATTCGCCAGCAGCCACGGGGGCTTTTGGTGACGGCTGTCGTGAACTGGTTGATCAAGCCGCTCACCATGACAGCCCTTGCCTGGCTGTTCATCCGTGGTGTGTTTTCCGCCTGGATCCCGGCAGCTGTTGGCCAGGAGTACGTGGCCGGGATGATTCTTCTCGGGGTCGCGCCTTGTACGGCGATGGTGTTTGTGTGGAGTCGCCTCAGCGACGGCGATCCCAATTACACCCTGGTGCAGGTCGCGTTGAACAACGTGATCATGGTGTTCGCTTTTGCCCCGATTGCGGCGCTGCTGCTGGGGGTTTCGGATGTGCTGGTGCCTTGGGAAACGATGCTCACGGCAGTGGGGCTGTTTGTTCTGGTTCCCCTCGTTGCTGGATGGTTGGCGCGGCTGAGTCTGCGCAGTGCCCGCCGGATTGAGCGGTTGGAGACGCGGCTCAAGCCCTTAGCGATTGGCGCCTTGATCGCCACCGTGTTGCTGCTGTTCATGGTGCAGGCCCAGGCGATCCTGGCCAATCCGCTGGCCATCGTCTTGATCGCCATTCCCCTGATCCTCCAGACCTATCTGATTTTCTGGATCACAGCGTTTTGGATGCGCTCAGCAGGCCAGCCGCGATCGATTGCGGCACCTGGGGCCATGATCGGCGCGTCCAACTTTTTTGAGTTGGCGGTTGCGGTGGCAATCAGCCTGTTCGGTTTGAACTCCGGGGCGGCTCTAGCCACGGTTGTTGGTGTGCTGGTGGAGGTTCCGGTGATGCTGTCGCTGGTGGCGATTGCCAATCGAAACCGACGCCTGTTCCCTGCCTGA